One genomic window of Chelonoidis abingdonii isolate Lonesome George chromosome 5, CheloAbing_2.0, whole genome shotgun sequence includes the following:
- the MFAP3L gene encoding microfibrillar-associated protein 3-like gives MNMLNSHHFLNFLPTTRLFILLAALTAAEDVTSSILNHTDMNLGSVPVIISIVDHITVKEGNSALIDCNVQGNPAPHYKWYNSSGCLLKEEESSGKWWFLDNGLLNITSVSFDDRGKYTCVASNMYGTVNNTVTLRVVFTSGDMGIYYMIVCLVAFTIVMILNITRLCMISSHLKKTEKAINEFFRTEGAEKLQKAFEIAKRIPIITSAKTLELAKVTQFKTMEFARYIEELARSVPLPPLIMNCRTIMEEIMEVVGLEEQGRNFVRQAAEGQETTDGDMFMIPNALKRSDSPTADSEASSLHEPPQQIAIKVSVHQLSKKDCIDDQSQDSVQLEIKEEEIPQTPASPTDPILEPSTELNSNDIALATDKNMCFIYESHV, from the exons ATGAACATGCTGAACAGCCACCACTTTTTGAACTTCTTGCCTACCACACGCCTTTTCATCTTACTAGCAGCTTTGACAGCTGCTGAGGATGTGACTAGTAGCATTTTAAATCACACTGACATGAACTTGGGATCTGTACCTGTGATTATCTCCATAGTTGATCATATTACAGTCAAGGAAGGGAATAGTGCCTTGATTGACTGCAATGTCCAAGGAAATCCTGCTCCACATTACAAATGGTACAATTCCAGTGGTTGTTTGCTGAAGGAAGAAGAGAGCAGTG GAAAATGGTGGTTTCTTGACAATGGGCTACTGAACATTACCAGCGTGTCTTTTGATGATAGAGGTAAATACACATGTGTTGCTTCTAACATGTATGGCACTGTGAATAATACTGTGACTCTGAGGGTCGTCTTTACCTCCGGAGATATGGGGATCTATTACATGATTGTCTGCCTCGTAGCTTTTACCATTGTTATGATCTTGAACATTACCAGGCTGTGTATGATAAGCAGCCATCTGAAGAAAACCGAGAAAGCAATCAATGAGTTTTTCAGAACAGAAGGAGCAGAGAAACTACAAAAAGCCTTTGAGATTGCTAAGCGTATCCCAATCATCACCTCAGCCAAAACTCTTGAGCTTGCCAAAGTAACCCAGTTCAAGACCATGGAATTTGCTCGCTACATTGAGGAACTTGCCCGAAGTGTCCCTCTGCCACCTCTCATCATGAACTGCAGGACTATAATGGAAGAAATCATGGAGGTGGTTGGCTTGGAAGAACAGGGACGGAACTTTGTACGGCAAGCAGCAGAAGGCCAGGAGACTACTGATGGAGATATGTTTATGATTCCTAATGCACTAAAGCGCAGCGACTCTCCCACAGCTGACTCTGAGGCATCATCACTGCATGAACCACCACAGCAGATTGCGATAAAAGTGTCAGTTCATCAGCTGTCCAAAAAGGACTGTATAGATGACCAGTCACAAGACAGTGTGCAATTAGAAATTAAGGAAGAAGAGATTCCTCAAACACCAGCATCTCCTACTGACCCAATTCTTGAGCCTTCTACTGAACTAAACTCCAATGATATAGCATTGGCAACTGACAAAAATATGTGTTTTATTTATGAAAGCCATGTATGA